TCACCACTTATACTaaaaataaagttaacattaaaaCTCCATCATTTTAAATACCACAACCATAAAAATCCCAAGTTAAAACATCCACcataatttgaaaaatccaACATAATGTGAAAAGTCTCAACTTACTAGTCACTAAAACCAATGCAATAAAGTCATagtaaatagttttaaaatgtGCATATTAAAATCCCGTAAACTACAAGGTCCTCGAGGTTGCACTGCCAGTAGTGTTCTAAATGGCGATCGAGGCGGCCGCCTAGGCACCGCCTAGGCGTAGGCGGCCCTCGACCGCTCCGCCTATGCGTGAGGCGGGTGTTTTAGGCGGCCCAAGCTATACGGCGTTGGGGAGGCGGGTCGAGACGGGTCGAGGCGGCGAGCAGACGGGCTAGGCGGGCGAGGCGGCAAGCAGGCGGAcaataaagatttttaagttgtcaACAAGTTTAAAAACCTagtcaacaattttaaaaacttaGTCAAAAATTTTATAGTCAAAgtcaactaattttaaatatcaaaacccTAGCATACCtcactttttttattttatttttggttttcaCTCTCAACTCTCAAGTCTCAACCACCACACACAGTCTGCCGCCCGCTGCCCGCCGCCGCCTGCATTCAGAATATTTAGGTTCATAGTTATTTGGGGCGCAAGGCGCACTAAAGCGCTAGGGTGCGTTGGAGCCTGAGGCGCGAGGCGAAGCGCACGCTTTATCGAAGTAAAGCGCATTTgacacaaattttaaaattcaacatATATAAAGTATTttatactatttaaattaaatacttattcacaaaaataaaaaataatataaataaaaatcaattaaCAGATAATGTAGCATGAATCATAACAAAAAACAAACTCCAATCATCTAAAATTCATTATTAAGTCGTAAGTGCATCATAGTATATTAAGGAAAAaacttcaaaaatctaaatcatcaaatccatCTTCATCCTCCCCAACtgtatcatcatcatcatctccaGAAGCTGAAGCTCCAGATTTGTATCCTTCTGATTCCTCGTCGTTTTCTTCATCCTCTTCATTGTTATAATAACGATGGATAGCGGATCTTCTTTTATACGTATTTAATGTACTAGTACTAGCCGCTGTTTCTTTTGTAGAGGATGGACCTCGAGATCTAAAATTGTAGGCATCTTCATCAACCCCAGAAGCTCGTCCAACTTCACCCCAAGTCAAACTGTCATCAAACACGAGATCATTTTCGTCACCACTATTATAATGTAGTTCCCCCATCAACCATTCGTTACTATCATCTATATCGGCCAAAGAAATAGGATCAATCGTATCACGCATATCATATCGGCGCCTCAAAGCCCTATTATACTTGATATAAACCAAatcattcaattttttttgctCCAATCTGTTTCTTCTTTTGGAATGAAGCTGCACATATTTGATACAAATTAATTTTagctttaaaataataaatttatttaatatttcattaaatactAATACTTAGTACTCACATGTTCAAACACACTCCAATTTCGTTCACAAGCATATGAGCTACAAGTGAGGCTTAGAACTTTCACCGCGAACACTTGCAATTCGGGTGTCGAACACCCATAAGCCAACCACCATTCCGCTGGTTATtttgaaacaaaataaaaaattgaacatTAAAACTACATATCAattatcatataataaaaataaaatattgattaCCTGGTGATTTTTTGTTTCTTTGTGTGACTGCCATGGGCATCCCAAGAAGTCCTTCGGCCTTTTTGTACAATGGCAATTGGTCCATGATCTTATCCTGTAGCTCCTCGGTTTCACACATTCTAGCGATACATTTATACAAACCCATTACTACTTCATTATCATTTTCTATATTAGAATCCGAATAGAAGAACTCCGGGTTTAAGAAATGCCCAGCAGCATGTAAAGGTCGATGGAGTTGTATCGTCCACCTATGATCAATTATAGCAAAAATATCTTTATATTTATCCTCTTTGTGATCAAATGAGGCAGCAATAGCTTCTTTAGCTCGATCCATTGCCTCATAAATATAGCCCATTGGAGGTTTTTTTCCCCCATCAACCAATCGAAGAACTTTCACAACAGGACCACCCACTTTAACTGCATAAACGACCGCATTCCAAAATGAAGGCATTAGTATAACCTCTGTTGCCTGTTTACCCTGTGCCTCCTTTGCAAATCTACTAGTGGTCCATTTCTCAGATATAAACATTTTTCTCAAACTTGCCTTGTGATTTTGAAAACGCTTTAAAGTCAAAAAAGCAGTAGCAAAGCGAGTTTTTCCTGCTCTAGCCATATCTTTCTGTCTTGTGAATTCTCTCATCATGTTTAAAACTTGGGGCctgttatatatatatccattaACCATCATTGCCCTTTCATATACCTTCTTCATGTGAGGAAGCTTAACGAAATCTTCAAGCATCAAATCTAAACAGTGAGCAGCGCATGGAGACCAATATAAATGAGGATATTGTGCTTCCAAATGACGTCCTGttcattaaaatttaaatacaatATACAAATTACACATTAGAATTTAGAACTTTAATCTAAATagtataataattttatataa
This sequence is a window from Primulina tabacum isolate GXHZ01 chromosome 17, ASM2559414v2, whole genome shotgun sequence. Protein-coding genes within it:
- the LOC142531691 gene encoding uncharacterized protein LOC142531691, whose product is IDAIRHFDEVAEQEEYLDLEVEEDVPAKGKRPKSVSFGQRSNLAPDFPGKKLKQAGPIDLYFRQDVDETVSQGKKKDAKTAKFYDENKKKLRENAVQKFARWMYDAGIPFNAVNFDSFKPFIEAVGQFGCGMKPPTYYEVRVTCLKKELEHTKLILKEYTDDHVKYGCTLMADGWTDRKNWTLINFLVNGPRGTVFIESVDGSSYSHTGAKLFDLFDKYVQQIGAKNVVQIVTDSASANVLAGRHLEAQYPHLYWSPCAAHCLDLMLEDFVKLPHMKKVYERAMMVNGYIYNRPQVLNMMREFTRQKDMARAGKTRFATAFLTLKRFQNHKASLRKMFISEKWTTSRFAKEAQGKQATEVILMPSFWNAVVYAVKVGGPVVKVLRLVDGGKKPPMGYIYEAMDRAKEAIAASFDHKEDKYKDIFAIIDHRWTIQLHRPLHAAGHFLNPEFFYSDSNIENDNEVVMGLYKCIARMCETEELQDKIMDQLPLYKKAEGLLGMPMAVTQRNKKSPGNQYFIFII